The following are encoded together in the Desulfococcus multivorans genome:
- a CDS encoding Rad52/22 double-strand break repair protein produces the protein MKSRELLEQPFDPAQIRQRKGNFGSTLDYVEGHTVIQRLNDALDGNWSFEITTQDILEKSDEVVVIGRLQAGGVTKMQFGSSAITRNKDTGDMVSLADDFKAAATDSLKKCATLLGVGLHLYQSKRSERSNTHRGDNVTPLYPEAGGASCSRQLPSRQTSRQRLTERQFNYILRLGMDRGIPRQELDQYCIQAFGVIPSELSRSDASQLIEVLRSRQDNASPDANDDDLRRTHLHS, from the coding sequence ATGAAAAGCCGAGAACTCCTCGAACAGCCCTTCGATCCCGCTCAGATCCGTCAACGCAAGGGTAATTTCGGCAGTACCCTTGACTACGTCGAGGGGCACACCGTCATCCAACGCCTGAACGACGCCCTGGACGGCAACTGGTCCTTCGAAATCACAACCCAGGACATCCTGGAAAAATCCGATGAGGTCGTGGTGATCGGCAGGCTCCAGGCCGGCGGCGTTACCAAGATGCAGTTCGGGTCGAGCGCCATCACGCGGAACAAAGACACCGGCGATATGGTGTCGCTCGCCGATGACTTCAAGGCTGCGGCGACCGACAGCCTGAAGAAATGCGCGACACTTCTGGGCGTGGGTCTGCATCTGTATCAGTCAAAACGATCGGAACGTTCGAACACGCACCGCGGCGACAACGTCACGCCGCTGTATCCGGAGGCCGGCGGAGCATCCTGTTCTCGCCAGCTCCCCTCCCGACAGACATCCCGTCAGCGCCTGACGGAAAGGCAGTTCAACTATATCCTGAGACTCGGCATGGACCGGGGGATCCCTCGCCAGGAACTCGACCAATATTGCATCCAGGCTTTTGGGGTCATCCCATCGGAGCTGTCACGGTCCGACGCGTCCCAGCTGATCGAGGTGCTGCGCAGCCGCCAGGACAACGCTTCCCCAGACGCAAACGACGATGATCTCCGCCGTACCCATCTCCATTCCTGA